One Gimesia aquarii DNA segment encodes these proteins:
- a CDS encoding sodium:solute symporter family transporter codes for MSWLDWVIVFVLNGSVIGFGFYLARSTKSSSDWFLGGRSLPWWGLGLSIFATSIDNADAVSLTGYAYNHGMHIITAFTLASVCGAVLASFLVVPVLYRGGFFTNAEYLETRYGKSIRTISALIQIQYRTSMLGLMIWSIYLMLQGILEFSPIQCWTLIVLLVIFTAAYTTWGGLTSVVWTDALQSLIMMAGGITIFCAVWMASGGWSAAIEKLSQSTDAKGQPLINWLHIGQFQDSQSTSPYLIVIGWTIVGLGYYTVNHTQTMRLMGARSLWDMKIATLFGCLLIMPIMIGTTLMGVMGRVLVPEFTEHSGADQLFPYFANQFLAPGFKGLVVAGILSAAISTFDSIGSALSALFTRDIYARWICKDQTEKHYLVVTRWATIGILLMGFLYIPFIVRYDNMIQAFRTLIPIFVTPLFTIYLLGVLTQVPRQSGLVGLIAGSLFGLFGFIDREFVDLEWLSPLLTEKWYAFPCSMIVTTVAMFAAALKWGWLKKEVPSEKDMKLSKHNWLSESRESLPRIKDTPFSKPLPQYLNPNWYASLLVMLSFWIIFGLFW; via the coding sequence ATGAGTTGGCTGGATTGGGTTATCGTTTTCGTTCTGAATGGATCGGTTATCGGTTTCGGATTTTATCTGGCCCGGAGTACCAAATCCAGTAGTGATTGGTTTCTGGGAGGACGTTCACTTCCCTGGTGGGGTCTGGGCCTCTCAATTTTCGCAACCAGTATCGATAATGCAGACGCCGTTTCACTGACCGGATATGCGTATAACCATGGCATGCATATCATCACAGCCTTTACACTAGCGAGCGTCTGTGGAGCAGTTCTGGCCTCATTTTTAGTTGTACCCGTTCTCTATCGAGGCGGTTTTTTTACTAACGCCGAGTATCTGGAAACACGGTATGGAAAATCGATTCGAACTATCAGTGCACTCATACAAATCCAGTACAGAACCAGTATGTTAGGTCTGATGATCTGGTCTATTTACTTGATGCTACAAGGGATCCTTGAGTTTTCACCCATTCAATGTTGGACTTTAATTGTACTGCTGGTCATTTTTACCGCTGCCTATACAACCTGGGGAGGCCTGACCTCTGTTGTCTGGACTGATGCATTGCAAAGCCTGATCATGATGGCGGGCGGCATCACCATTTTCTGTGCAGTCTGGATGGCCAGCGGAGGTTGGTCTGCCGCTATTGAAAAGCTATCTCAGTCAACGGACGCGAAAGGACAACCTCTGATTAACTGGTTACACATTGGTCAGTTTCAAGACAGTCAATCTACGTCTCCCTACTTGATTGTAATCGGCTGGACTATTGTGGGTCTTGGTTATTATACCGTCAATCATACACAAACCATGCGTCTCATGGGGGCGCGTTCCCTGTGGGATATGAAAATAGCAACGCTCTTTGGTTGTCTGCTCATTATGCCCATCATGATCGGAACGACATTAATGGGAGTCATGGGGCGTGTTCTAGTTCCCGAATTCACAGAACATTCAGGTGCTGACCAATTATTCCCCTATTTTGCCAATCAGTTTTTAGCCCCTGGCTTTAAAGGGCTGGTTGTAGCTGGAATTCTCTCAGCTGCAATCAGCACATTTGACTCAATTGGATCAGCTTTATCAGCACTCTTTACACGTGACATCTATGCTCGCTGGATTTGTAAAGATCAAACCGAAAAACATTATTTGGTAGTCACACGTTGGGCCACCATCGGTATCCTGCTGATGGGATTTCTCTACATTCCTTTCATCGTTCGCTATGACAATATGATTCAAGCATTTCGTACTTTAATTCCCATTTTCGTCACACCATTGTTTACGATCTATTTATTAGGAGTTCTGACACAAGTCCCTCGTCAAAGTGGTCTCGTTGGTCTCATTGCCGGTTCTCTATTTGGATTATTCGGCTTCATTGATCGCGAATTCGTGGACCTCGAATGGCTCAGTCCCCTTCTGACTGAAAAATGGTATGCCTTCCCCTGCTCTATGATTGTAACGACCGTCGCCATGTTCGCCGCGGCTCTTAAGTGGGGATGGTTAAAAAAAGAAGTACCCTCAGAAAAAGACATGAAATTATCAAAGCACAATTGGTTATCTGAAAGTCGCGAGTCCCTCCCCAGAATCAAAGATACACCATTTTCAAAACCACTCCCGCAGTACTTAAACCCAAACTGGTATGCAAGCCTCTTAGTGATGTTATCATTCTGGATTATTTTTGGCTTGTTCTGGTAG
- a CDS encoding PEGA domain-containing protein: protein MSHPFSIVNSGSGLPNSDYLNTAMKRGVLVVALVLITFGQFGCVHRRMTIRSVPSGALVKVDGEEIGYTPTSVDFTYYATREITLTKDGYETQTIMQKVQTPWYQVFPLDAVSDNLLPFEVTNRYEFTYQLQPKVVVPTEELLNRGNLLRSETQIGQ, encoded by the coding sequence ATGTCTCATCCCTTTTCAATTGTGAATTCAGGTTCTGGCTTACCAAACTCTGATTATCTCAACACCGCAATGAAACGTGGGGTACTCGTGGTAGCGTTGGTCTTAATAACCTTCGGTCAGTTCGGCTGCGTGCACCGGAGAATGACAATCCGCTCAGTTCCTTCTGGAGCACTTGTGAAAGTGGATGGAGAAGAGATTGGGTATACACCGACATCAGTCGATTTTACTTATTATGCTACAAGAGAGATCACGCTGACGAAAGATGGCTACGAAACGCAGACCATAATGCAAAAAGTGCAAACGCCTTGGTACCAGGTTTTTCCGCTGGATGCCGTTTCTGATAACCTGCTTCCGTTTGAGGTGACAAATCGGTATGAATTTACGTACCAGTTACAACCTAAAGTCGTGGTACCTACGGAGGAACTGTTGAATCGTGGTAACCTGTTGCGAAGTGAAACGCAAATCGGACAGTAA